Proteins encoded in a region of the Variovorax sp. PAMC 28711 genome:
- a CDS encoding ABC transporter permease → MAILSLALRRLLSSIPTLLLILAGLFLLLQLAPGDTVDALVAQMGGGDPAMMEQLRRFYGLDASVPVQLARYMWHLVRFDLGYSAIYGKPVIDVILARLPATLLLMGAALSLSFVAGLVLGVVAARRVNKWPDTTISLLGLVFYATPSFWFGLMGIVVFGVYLGWLPTGGFETIGAGFTGLDSALDIARHLVLPTITLAMIYLAIYLRIMRASMLEVLSLDFVRTARAKGLSETWVVIRHVLRNALLPMVTLVGLQAGGMLGGSVVVESVFALPGLGRLAYESVVQRDLNTLLGIAFISHWW, encoded by the coding sequence ATGGCGATCCTCTCGCTGGCGCTGCGCCGGTTGCTCTCGAGCATTCCGACGCTGCTGCTGATCCTGGCCGGGCTCTTCCTGCTGCTGCAACTGGCGCCCGGCGACACCGTCGATGCACTGGTCGCGCAAATGGGTGGCGGCGATCCGGCCATGATGGAACAGCTGCGCCGCTTCTACGGGCTCGACGCGTCGGTGCCCGTTCAGTTGGCGCGCTACATGTGGCATCTGGTGCGCTTCGATCTCGGCTACTCCGCGATCTACGGCAAGCCGGTGATCGATGTGATCCTCGCGCGCCTGCCGGCCACGCTGCTGCTGATGGGCGCCGCGCTGTCGCTGTCGTTCGTCGCCGGCCTCGTGCTCGGCGTGGTCGCCGCGCGCCGCGTGAACAAGTGGCCCGACACCACGATCTCGCTGCTGGGCCTCGTGTTCTACGCCACGCCTTCGTTCTGGTTCGGCCTCATGGGCATCGTGGTGTTCGGCGTGTACCTCGGCTGGCTGCCGACAGGCGGCTTCGAAACCATCGGCGCGGGCTTCACCGGCCTGGACAGCGCGCTGGACATCGCACGCCATCTGGTGCTGCCGACCATCACGCTGGCCATGATCTACCTCGCGATCTACCTGCGGATCATGCGGGCCTCGATGCTCGAAGTGCTCTCGCTCGACTTCGTGCGCACCGCGCGCGCCAAGGGCCTGTCGGAAACCTGGGTGGTGATCCGCCATGTGCTGCGCAACGCGTTGCTGCCGATGGTCACGCTCGTGGGCTTGCAGGCCGGCGGCATGCTCGGCGGCTCGGTGGTGGTCGAGAGCGTGTTCGCGCTGCCCGGCTTGGGCCGGCTGGCCTACGAATCCGTGGTGCAGCGCGACCTCAACACCCTGCTGGGCATCGCCTTCATCTCGCACTGGTGGTGA
- a CDS encoding ABC transporter permease produces the protein MKFLKLYLRGPAAVMGLVLLAAVVFMALFADVFYPGDPLQLAGRPLMWPLQNPRFLLGTDASGRDIAAQLFHGARISLLIGFAATFVAISLGVVVGALAGFYGGKLDEFLMRVTEAFQTVPNFLLLLILIAVFGSNLTAVTLAIGVVSWPAPARLTRAEFMTLRNREFVQACRTLGLRDSAIIFREILPNAMPPLIVYASVVMALAILMESALAFLNLSDPNVASWGNLIGMGRGVLRTQWYVSAIPGVAILLVVLAVSLVGQGLNDALNPRVKSR, from the coding sequence ATGAAATTCCTCAAACTCTATTTGCGCGGACCGGCCGCGGTGATGGGCCTGGTGCTGCTCGCCGCGGTGGTGTTCATGGCGCTCTTCGCCGACGTGTTCTACCCGGGCGATCCGCTGCAGTTGGCCGGCCGGCCGCTGATGTGGCCTTTGCAGAACCCGCGCTTCCTGCTCGGGACCGATGCCTCGGGTCGCGACATTGCGGCCCAGCTGTTTCACGGTGCGCGCATCTCGCTCTTGATCGGCTTTGCCGCGACCTTCGTGGCGATCTCGCTCGGCGTGGTGGTTGGCGCGCTCGCCGGCTTCTACGGCGGCAAGCTGGACGAGTTCCTGATGCGCGTCACCGAGGCCTTTCAGACGGTGCCCAACTTCCTGCTGCTGCTGATCCTGATCGCGGTGTTCGGCTCCAACCTCACCGCCGTCACGCTGGCGATCGGCGTGGTGTCGTGGCCGGCGCCGGCGCGGCTCACGCGCGCCGAGTTCATGACGCTGCGCAACCGCGAGTTCGTGCAGGCCTGCCGCACGCTCGGGCTGCGCGACAGCGCGATCATCTTCCGGGAGATCCTGCCCAACGCGATGCCGCCGCTCATCGTCTATGCCAGCGTGGTGATGGCGCTGGCCATCCTCATGGAGAGCGCCCTCGCCTTCCTCAATTTGTCAGACCCGAACGTCGCCTCGTGGGGCAACCTGATCGGCATGGGCCGCGGTGTGCTGCGCACCCAGTGGTACGTATCGGCCATACCCGGTGTGGCGATCCTGCTGGTGGTGCTGGCCGTTTCGCTGGTCGGCCAGGGCCTGAACGACGCCCTCAATCCCCGTGTGAAATCGCGATGA
- a CDS encoding ABC transporter ATP-binding protein encodes MKPILQLQRLNVALPPGADRTHAIRDLDLSLSPNEILCVVGESGSGKSMTAGAIMGLLPSGVRADSGSVLFDGQDLLALSEAEMRKVRGAKIAMVFQEPMTALNPLRTVGDQIGEMFRVHTTLDAREIKARVIALLTEVHIPDPEASARAFPHELSGGQRQRAMIAMALALEPRVLIADEPTTALDVTTQAQILVLIRDLQKRKGTAVLFITHDFGVVAEIADRVAVMQNGVLVEHGPAAQILNSPQHPYTRKLIAAVPALTPPPARALGTEPALVVDKLTMVYRTGGGFFGRGKRVTKALDDVSLVLPKGATLGVVGESGSGKSTLARCIVRLLDPESGTIRIGDVDLASMSRRELRQATRRVQMVFQDPYASLNPRRRAGDLVAQGPIAHGVSRADARKKAQSLFALVGLDPAAIDRYPHEFSGGQRQRIGLARALALDPEILVADEPVSALDVSVQAQVLDLLADLKVRLGLSMVFVTHDLRVAAQICDQVAVMHKGRIVETGPADRVFTDPQHAYTRQLIEAIPGRSWSSRDTLMPLAA; translated from the coding sequence ATGAAACCGATCCTCCAACTTCAGCGGCTGAACGTCGCGCTGCCGCCCGGCGCCGATCGCACGCATGCGATCCGCGACCTCGACCTCTCGCTCTCGCCCAACGAAATCCTTTGCGTGGTCGGCGAGTCGGGCTCCGGCAAATCGATGACGGCGGGCGCCATCATGGGTTTGCTGCCCAGCGGTGTGCGGGCCGACAGCGGCTCGGTGCTGTTCGACGGGCAAGACCTGCTCGCGCTCAGCGAGGCCGAAATGCGCAAGGTGCGCGGCGCGAAGATCGCCATGGTGTTCCAGGAGCCGATGACCGCGCTCAACCCGCTGCGCACCGTCGGCGACCAGATCGGCGAAATGTTCCGCGTCCACACGACGCTCGATGCGCGCGAGATCAAGGCACGCGTGATCGCGCTGCTCACCGAGGTGCACATCCCCGACCCCGAAGCCTCGGCACGCGCGTTCCCGCACGAGCTCTCGGGCGGCCAGCGCCAGCGCGCCATGATCGCGATGGCGCTCGCGCTCGAACCGCGCGTGCTGATCGCCGACGAGCCCACCACCGCGCTCGACGTGACCACGCAAGCGCAGATCCTCGTGCTGATTCGCGACCTGCAAAAGCGAAAGGGCACCGCGGTGCTTTTCATCACGCACGACTTCGGCGTGGTGGCCGAGATCGCCGACCGCGTGGCGGTGATGCAGAACGGCGTGCTCGTCGAACACGGCCCCGCGGCGCAGATCCTGAATTCGCCGCAGCATCCCTACACCCGAAAGCTGATCGCCGCCGTGCCGGCGCTCACCCCGCCACCGGCCCGCGCGCTCGGCACCGAGCCCGCGCTGGTGGTCGACAAGCTCACCATGGTGTATCGCACCGGCGGCGGTTTCTTCGGCCGCGGCAAGCGCGTGACCAAAGCGCTCGATGACGTCTCGCTGGTGCTGCCCAAAGGCGCCACGCTCGGCGTGGTGGGCGAATCCGGTTCGGGCAAGTCGACGCTGGCGCGCTGCATCGTGCGGCTGCTCGACCCCGAGAGCGGCACGATCCGCATCGGCGACGTCGATCTGGCGAGCATGTCGCGCCGCGAACTGCGCCAGGCCACGCGCCGCGTGCAGATGGTTTTCCAGGACCCGTATGCGTCGCTGAATCCGCGCCGACGCGCGGGCGATCTGGTGGCGCAGGGGCCGATCGCACACGGTGTTTCCCGGGCCGATGCGCGCAAGAAAGCACAGTCGCTGTTCGCGCTGGTCGGCCTCGACCCGGCGGCCATCGACCGCTATCCGCACGAGTTCTCGGGCGGCCAGCGGCAACGCATCGGCCTCGCGCGCGCGCTGGCGCTCGACCCCGAGATCCTCGTGGCCGACGAGCCGGTGTCGGCGCTCGACGTGTCGGTGCAGGCCCAGGTGCTCGACCTGCTCGCCGACCTGAAAGTGCGGCTCGGCCTGTCGATGGTGTTCGTCACGCACGACCTGCGCGTGGCCGCGCAAATTTGCGACCAGGTCGCGGTGATGCACAAGGGCCGCATCGTCGAGACCGGTCCGGCCGACCGCGTGTTCACCGACCCGCAGCACGCCTACACACGCCAGCTCATCGAGGCCATCCCGGGCCGCAGCTGGTCTTCACGCGACACCCTCATGCCCTTGGCAGCCTGA
- a CDS encoding DUF2817 domain-containing protein, with translation MHTKTLVSGALAGDCFSPDYATARARFLLAAARAGARLDTFTNDAVKGPDGGVLTTDVAVLGPADAARALLVISATHGPEGFVGSAAQIALLDHLATSSTALDVRVVLVHAVNPWGFAHTVRTTENGVDLNRNFIEWSRGVPANPLYPELHALLFPPDWRPEAGSAATNAACDAWIESHGRARYVDATSKGQYTHPDGFHYGGTQREWSNRTLEAIVERHLATVRKIALIDWHTGLGERGEPFFLCFNERAGAAWQRACAWWGQDRIETRGGFGGVDRPAYTGLLFDGVQRFAPEAEVTGAVIEFGTLPNDEMRHALQIERHLKRSPDLSPAERERMREQVADAFSPASLAWQRSVLTHAIQIQQAALGGLHHWD, from the coding sequence ATGCACACGAAAACACTCGTTTCCGGCGCGCTCGCCGGCGACTGCTTCAGCCCCGACTACGCGACCGCACGCGCCCGCTTCCTGCTGGCCGCGGCACGCGCAGGCGCGCGGCTCGACACCTTCACGAACGACGCCGTAAAAGGCCCCGATGGGGGCGTGCTGACAACCGATGTCGCGGTGCTCGGCCCCGCCGATGCGGCGCGCGCGCTGCTCGTCATCAGCGCCACGCACGGACCCGAGGGCTTCGTCGGTTCGGCGGCGCAGATCGCGCTGCTCGACCATCTGGCGACCTCATCGACAGCGCTCGACGTGCGCGTCGTGCTGGTCCATGCGGTCAACCCCTGGGGTTTCGCGCACACGGTACGCACCACCGAGAACGGCGTCGACCTGAACCGGAACTTCATCGAATGGTCGAGAGGCGTGCCGGCGAATCCGCTTTATCCCGAGCTGCACGCGCTGCTGTTTCCGCCCGACTGGCGCCCCGAAGCGGGCAGCGCGGCGACCAACGCGGCCTGCGACGCGTGGATTGAAAGCCACGGCCGTGCCCGCTATGTGGACGCCACCAGCAAGGGCCAGTACACGCACCCCGACGGCTTTCACTACGGCGGCACGCAGCGCGAATGGTCGAACCGCACGCTCGAGGCCATCGTCGAGCGCCATCTCGCGACCGTGCGCAAGATCGCGCTGATCGACTGGCACACCGGCCTCGGCGAACGCGGCGAGCCCTTCTTCCTGTGCTTCAACGAACGGGCCGGCGCGGCCTGGCAACGCGCCTGCGCGTGGTGGGGCCAGGACCGCATCGAGACCCGCGGCGGCTTCGGCGGCGTCGATCGCCCGGCCTACACCGGCCTGCTGTTCGACGGCGTGCAGCGCTTCGCGCCAGAGGCCGAAGTCACCGGCGCGGTGATCGAATTCGGCACGCTGCCGAACGACGAGATGCGGCACGCGCTGCAGATCGAGCGACATCTCAAGCGCTCGCCCGACCTGTCGCCCGCCGAACGCGAACGCATGCGCGAACAGGTGGCCGACGCCTTCTCGCCGGCCTCGCTCGCCTGGCAACGCAGCGTGCTCACCCACGCCATCCAAATCCAGCAAGCCGCATTGGGCGGCCTGCACCACTGGGACTGA
- a CDS encoding VOC family protein, producing the protein MLKIDHLLWAVPDLRAGIDYFEELTGVRPVEGGSHPGKGTRNALLSFGGGQYIELLGPDPEQDLATVSGGFVQDIIARPGPGLLTFAMHCTDMNALAAAAAKADLPFQGPFDSSRAQPDGTKIHWTLSHTSGSPFGLYLPFYIDWLDTKHPSVTVPGGLELLDFEVVHPKATELAALYETLDVGVGVRVRRGDRPGMRALIQAGGTEVVLSS; encoded by the coding sequence ATGTTGAAAATCGACCACCTCCTCTGGGCCGTGCCCGACCTGCGCGCGGGCATCGACTACTTCGAAGAACTCACCGGCGTGCGCCCCGTCGAAGGCGGCTCGCATCCCGGCAAGGGCACGCGCAACGCGCTGCTCTCGTTCGGCGGCGGCCAGTACATCGAACTGCTGGGGCCAGATCCGGAGCAAGACCTCGCCACCGTGTCCGGTGGCTTCGTCCAGGACATCATCGCGCGCCCGGGCCCGGGCCTCCTGACCTTCGCGATGCACTGCACCGACATGAACGCGCTAGCCGCCGCCGCTGCCAAAGCCGACCTGCCGTTCCAGGGCCCGTTCGACTCGAGCCGCGCCCAACCCGACGGCACGAAGATTCACTGGACGCTGAGCCACACGAGCGGCTCGCCCTTCGGCCTGTACCTGCCGTTCTACATCGACTGGCTCGACACGAAGCATCCGTCGGTGACGGTGCCGGGCGGCCTCGAACTGCTCGACTTCGAAGTCGTGCATCCAAAGGCCACCGAACTGGCTGCGCTCTACGAAACGCTCGACGTCGGCGTCGGCGTCCGCGTGCGGCGTGGCGACCGGCCCGGCATGCGCGCGCTCATCCAGGCCGGCGGCACCGAAGTCGTGCTGAGCAGCTGA
- a CDS encoding Bug family tripartite tricarboxylate transporter substrate binding protein: MPAAPDFPRSDRHHRRALLRGAAALAAMAVLPAVAQNTTDPAATAAPVKPLTLVVPFAPGGRSSWLAGRMAVGLHGVLGETLTVEHRPGDVMARMAEFANSAPDGRTLLLAMVRLPRRGVFSQDAENAVVDSLVPITVVAREPMVLLMAERRAAELGIASVADLLRYARQHPGRLTMASGVDGSTSEQASELFKTLSRSYITRLAAAGLTPDAEAVIEGRIDLLFATLHTARGSIRSHELRALAVTSGAQFPSPGLDRLGTSAPVPLLQSTAAFAGFEVYDYSGLYAPKGTPAGIADGLQRACARLLADPALRRLLLNNNAIPDGLTRVEFAQLELAEERRWRQARGRW, translated from the coding sequence ATGCCCGCAGCGCCGGACTTTCCTCGTTCCGATCGACACCATCGACGCGCGCTCCTGCGCGGCGCCGCCGCCCTCGCCGCCATGGCCGTGCTGCCCGCCGTCGCACAGAACACCACAGACCCTGCAGCCACGGCGGCGCCCGTCAAGCCGTTGACGCTCGTCGTACCGTTTGCACCGGGCGGGCGTTCGAGCTGGCTGGCAGGACGCATGGCCGTCGGTCTGCATGGCGTGCTTGGCGAGACCCTCACCGTGGAACACCGCCCGGGTGATGTGATGGCCCGAATGGCTGAATTCGCCAACTCGGCCCCCGACGGACGCACGCTGTTGCTGGCCATGGTCCGCTTGCCGCGGCGCGGCGTTTTTTCTCAGGATGCCGAGAACGCCGTCGTCGACAGCCTGGTGCCGATCACCGTGGTGGCGCGCGAGCCGATGGTGCTGCTGATGGCCGAGCGGCGCGCGGCCGAGCTCGGCATCGCAAGCGTGGCCGACCTGCTGCGCTATGCACGCCAGCACCCCGGTCGCCTCACGATGGCGTCGGGCGTGGACGGCAGCACCAGCGAACAGGCGTCGGAGCTGTTCAAGACCCTGTCGCGCAGCTACATCACACGCCTCGCGGCCGCGGGCCTGACGCCGGATGCCGAGGCGGTGATCGAAGGGCGCATCGACCTGCTGTTCGCCACGCTGCACACCGCCCGTGGGAGCATCCGCTCGCATGAACTGCGTGCGCTCGCGGTGACGTCGGGGGCGCAATTTCCGTCACCGGGGCTGGACCGGTTGGGCACGTCCGCACCGGTACCGCTGTTGCAGTCCACGGCCGCCTTCGCGGGCTTCGAGGTGTACGACTACAGCGGGCTCTACGCGCCCAAGGGCACGCCGGCGGGCATTGCCGATGGCCTGCAGCGCGCCTGCGCGCGGCTCCTCGCAGACCCCGCGCTGCGACGCCTGCTGCTGAACAACAATGCCATTCCCGACGGGCTCACCCGTGTGGAATTTGCACAGCTGGAACTCGCCGAGGAGCGGCGCTGGCGACAAGCGCGCGGGCGCTGGTGA
- a CDS encoding TPM domain-containing protein produces the protein MKMRAQRTFASPRHGWLRLAVAVCVGLWLLLTIDAMAQVRTQQMPVPAFSAQVTDLTGSLSAAQREALAQKLGVFQTQHGPQLAVLLVPTTGADAIEQYATRVFDAWKLGNAKDDDGLLLLVALEDRRMRIEVGQGLESRVPDIVAGRIIDQQMTPRFRQSDVYGGIDAAVDALIDRLGGSTVVGQTEAGDESPVISSETPMDDAPRERHVTPFGWVFFAAFAALLGYSSYRWRAMRFVTAGLAVIAAAIWGVSRLVGNGESAFLVVIGGGFAAVFGSLILGITGFGMLAAYRRSRTVFTGQWLIVLGITGYVAYANEGEWIPIAIAAALSMLFVFAGSLGGNGGGGSNDDDDDSSSSSSSSSSSSSSSSSSGGGGSSSGGGASGSW, from the coding sequence ATGAAGATGAGAGCTCAGAGAACCTTCGCGTCGCCCCGCCACGGGTGGCTCCGTCTTGCCGTTGCGGTGTGCGTCGGTCTGTGGCTGCTGCTGACCATCGATGCGATGGCGCAGGTGCGCACCCAGCAGATGCCTGTGCCCGCGTTCAGTGCGCAAGTCACCGACCTCACGGGCTCGCTCTCTGCCGCGCAGCGTGAAGCCCTGGCGCAAAAGCTTGGCGTCTTTCAGACACAACACGGCCCGCAACTGGCGGTGCTGCTGGTGCCCACCACGGGCGCCGACGCGATCGAGCAGTACGCGACGCGCGTGTTCGACGCCTGGAAACTCGGCAATGCGAAGGACGATGACGGCCTGCTGCTGCTCGTGGCACTGGAGGACCGGCGCATGCGCATCGAAGTCGGCCAGGGCCTCGAGAGCCGCGTGCCCGACATCGTTGCCGGCCGCATCATCGACCAGCAGATGACGCCGCGCTTCCGGCAATCGGATGTCTACGGCGGCATCGACGCGGCGGTCGATGCGCTGATCGACCGGCTGGGCGGCAGCACGGTGGTGGGCCAAACCGAGGCCGGTGACGAATCGCCTGTCATCTCCTCCGAAACGCCGATGGACGATGCGCCCCGCGAGCGGCACGTGACGCCGTTCGGTTGGGTCTTCTTCGCCGCGTTCGCCGCCCTGCTCGGCTACAGCAGCTACCGCTGGCGCGCCATGCGCTTCGTGACGGCCGGCCTGGCGGTCATCGCCGCGGCGATCTGGGGCGTGTCGCGCCTCGTTGGCAACGGGGAAAGCGCGTTCCTGGTGGTGATTGGCGGTGGCTTCGCGGCCGTCTTCGGTTCGTTGATCCTGGGCATCACCGGCTTCGGCATGCTGGCGGCCTATCGCAGAAGCCGGACCGTCTTCACGGGGCAGTGGCTGATCGTGCTCGGCATCACGGGCTATGTCGCTTACGCCAACGAAGGCGAGTGGATACCGATCGCCATCGCGGCAGCGCTGTCGATGCTGTTCGTGTTCGCAGGCTCGCTGGGTGGCAATGGCGGGGGCGGCAGCAACGATGACGACGATGACTCGTCGAGCAGTTCATCGAGCAGCAGCTCATCGTCCAGCAGCAGCAGTTCTTCGGGCGGTGGTGGGTCGAGCAGCGGTGGCGGTGCGTCGGGCAGTTGGTAG
- a CDS encoding DUF1501 domain-containing protein, translating to MQRRALLKSLAAVPLATGVGQLIAAPSAGNAKLLVVFLRGAYDGANLLVPVSGAARDFYDASRPSLAIARPGQPGGALPLDAQWGLHPALAASVLPLFEKKQATFIPFAGTDDLTRSHFETQDSIELGQALDRRRDYRSGFLNRLAGVLGGGPLPAVSPIAFTDQLPIVLRGDARAANMALGAVGRQAIDAKQSQVIEAMYRNTALAQSVAEGFAVRDEVQRAVKAEMETASRNAMSSRGFERVARRMAGLMRERFDLGFVDVGGWDTHVGQGAATGYLANRLDELGRGVAGFAEAMGEDAWRDTVVVVISEFGRTFRENGNKGTDHGHGTVYWVLGGGLSARAGGRVVGEQVVLTQPAALFQNRDHPVLNEYRAVLGGLFARMYGLSPAQLEHVFGDVAPKDLALI from the coding sequence ATGCAACGTCGCGCACTCCTCAAATCCCTCGCTGCCGTGCCACTCGCCACCGGCGTCGGACAACTCATCGCCGCGCCATCGGCCGGCAACGCCAAGCTCCTGGTCGTGTTCTTGCGCGGTGCCTACGACGGCGCCAACCTCTTGGTCCCGGTCTCCGGGGCGGCGAGGGATTTCTACGACGCGTCGCGGCCGAGCCTCGCCATCGCACGTCCCGGGCAACCGGGCGGCGCGTTGCCGCTCGATGCGCAGTGGGGCTTGCATCCCGCGCTGGCCGCGAGCGTGCTGCCGCTGTTCGAGAAGAAGCAGGCCACCTTCATCCCGTTCGCCGGCACCGACGACCTGACGCGCAGCCACTTCGAGACGCAGGACTCGATCGAGCTCGGCCAGGCGCTCGATCGCAGGCGCGATTACCGCTCGGGCTTTCTGAACCGGCTCGCAGGTGTGCTGGGCGGCGGCCCGCTCCCGGCAGTGTCGCCCATCGCCTTCACCGACCAGTTGCCGATCGTGCTGCGGGGCGACGCGCGCGCCGCCAACATGGCGCTCGGCGCAGTCGGCCGGCAGGCGATCGATGCGAAGCAGAGTCAGGTGATCGAAGCGATGTACCGCAACACCGCGCTCGCGCAGTCGGTCGCCGAAGGCTTCGCGGTGCGCGACGAGGTGCAGCGCGCCGTCAAGGCCGAGATGGAAACCGCCAGTCGCAACGCGATGTCGTCCAGGGGCTTCGAGCGGGTGGCGCGCCGCATGGCGGGCCTCATGCGCGAGCGTTTTGACCTCGGTTTCGTCGACGTCGGCGGCTGGGACACGCACGTGGGGCAGGGCGCCGCCACCGGCTACCTGGCCAATCGGCTGGACGAACTGGGGCGCGGCGTCGCGGGCTTTGCCGAGGCGATGGGCGAAGACGCGTGGCGCGACACGGTGGTGGTGGTCATCAGTGAGTTCGGCCGGACCTTTCGCGAGAACGGCAACAAGGGCACCGACCACGGCCACGGCACGGTGTACTGGGTGCTCGGCGGTGGCTTGTCGGCGCGGGCCGGCGGCCGCGTTGTGGGCGAGCAGGTCGTGCTGACGCAGCCGGCCGCGCTGTTCCAGAACCGCGACCACCCCGTGCTCAACGAATACCGCGCGGTGCTCGGCGGCCTGTTCGCGCGCATGTACGGGCTGTCGCCGGCGCAGCTCGAGCACGTCTTCGGCGATGTCGCACCCAAGGACCTCGCGCTGATCTGA
- a CDS encoding DUF1800 domain-containing protein, whose product MFHSRPWWIAAAIGLCLAGCASAPDLAPADTVARLRWLDRLSWGANPSTERQLARQGAGPWLQAQLHPKPAVLPPAAQAQIDAMTLSHTPVDQLAISLDAQRKAADALPDETQKKAARQAYQQALTRLAREAQQRFVLRALYSPNQLQEQMTWFWTNHFNVNARKGNLRALVGDYEETAIRPHALGKFHDLLGATLRHPAMLRYLDNAQNASNRINENYARELMELHTLGVGSGYSQGDVQALARVLTGVGFTLRAADEPPPRLRAERAGDYLRLGLFEFNPQRHDYGAKTLLGRPMTQRGMAEVDEAIDRLARAPATARFISRKLAVYFVSDAPPPALVDRMAVTFTQSDGDIAATLATLFASPEFTASLGHKFRDPVHYAIGSVRLAYDDRVVRNTNPILDWINRMGEPLYGHETPDGYPLTQAEWASAGQMTTRFEIARAIGANGAVLFRTDDAGPLEKPAYPLLADSAAVRVALPGFSADTRTALAGAKSPQDWNTFLLASPEWMNR is encoded by the coding sequence ATGTTCCATTCCCGACCCTGGTGGATTGCAGCGGCCATTGGCCTCTGCCTCGCGGGCTGCGCGTCGGCGCCTGACCTGGCGCCGGCCGATACGGTGGCGCGATTGCGCTGGCTCGACCGGCTGAGCTGGGGAGCGAACCCGAGCACCGAGCGACAGCTCGCGCGCCAAGGCGCTGGCCCATGGCTGCAGGCCCAGCTGCATCCCAAGCCCGCCGTGCTCCCGCCGGCCGCGCAGGCTCAGATCGATGCGATGACGCTCTCGCACACGCCGGTCGACCAGCTCGCGATCTCGCTCGATGCGCAGCGCAAGGCCGCGGACGCACTGCCCGACGAGACGCAGAAGAAGGCCGCGCGGCAGGCGTACCAGCAAGCACTCACGCGACTGGCGCGCGAAGCGCAGCAGCGCTTCGTGTTGCGGGCGCTGTACTCGCCGAACCAGCTGCAAGAGCAGATGACCTGGTTCTGGACCAATCACTTCAACGTCAACGCGCGCAAAGGCAACCTCCGCGCGCTGGTCGGTGACTACGAGGAAACGGCGATCCGTCCGCATGCACTGGGCAAATTCCACGACCTGCTGGGCGCGACGCTGCGGCACCCGGCGATGCTGCGTTATCTGGACAACGCGCAGAACGCTTCCAACCGCATCAACGAGAACTACGCGCGCGAGCTGATGGAGCTGCACACGCTGGGCGTTGGCAGCGGCTACTCGCAGGGCGATGTGCAGGCGCTGGCGCGCGTGCTGACGGGTGTCGGCTTCACGCTTCGCGCAGCTGACGAGCCGCCGCCGCGATTGCGCGCCGAGCGCGCGGGCGACTACCTGCGCCTCGGCCTGTTCGAGTTCAATCCGCAGCGCCACGACTACGGCGCGAAAACGCTGCTCGGCCGGCCGATGACGCAGCGCGGCATGGCCGAGGTCGACGAGGCGATCGACCGCCTGGCGCGCGCGCCAGCAACTGCACGCTTCATCTCGCGCAAGCTGGCGGTGTATTTCGTCTCCGATGCGCCGCCTCCGGCGCTGGTCGACCGCATGGCGGTGACGTTCACGCAGAGCGACGGCGACATCGCCGCGACGCTCGCCACGCTGTTCGCGTCGCCCGAGTTCACCGCGTCGCTCGGCCACAAGTTTCGCGATCCGGTGCACTACGCGATCGGTAGCGTGCGCCTCGCCTACGACGATCGCGTCGTGCGCAACACGAACCCGATCCTCGACTGGATCAACCGCATGGGCGAGCCGCTGTACGGCCACGAGACGCCCGACGGCTATCCGCTCACGCAGGCCGAGTGGGCGAGCGCGGGACAGATGACGACGCGCTTCGAGATCGCGCGCGCGATCGGCGCCAACGGCGCGGTGCTGTTCCGCACCGACGATGCGGGGCCGCTCGAGAAACCCGCGTATCCGTTGCTCGCGGATTCGGCCGCCGTGCGGGTCGCGCTGCCGGGCTTCAGCGCCGACACACGCACGGCGCTCGCGGGTGCGAAGTCGCCGCAGGACTGGAACACCTTTCTGCTCGCCTCGCCCGAGTGGATGAACCGCTGA